In a genomic window of Elusimicrobiota bacterium:
- a CDS encoding MotA/TolQ/ExbB proton channel family protein translates to MIELFKKLALAGDVWVLWLLVAASVGSLGVIIERWRVFRRDDADFPALLEALSRQLEAGDWAGARLSVLDTSLEARVAAAGILNISKGPASVGEAMTSRLILERARLEKNLIVLGTLGNNAPFIGLFGTVLGVIKAFNDLAMTGGSGAAVVMAGISSALVATAFGILVAIPAVAANNAFQTRLKRKCVNAQSLIHLLLVHLKAEREAAAE, encoded by the coding sequence ATGATTGAATTGTTCAAGAAGCTGGCGCTGGCTGGAGATGTCTGGGTGCTTTGGCTGCTCGTCGCGGCGAGTGTCGGCTCGCTCGGCGTCATTATCGAGAGATGGCGGGTGTTCCGGCGCGACGATGCCGACTTCCCGGCATTGCTCGAAGCGCTGTCGCGGCAGTTGGAGGCCGGCGATTGGGCCGGGGCGCGGCTGTCGGTATTGGACACTTCGCTGGAAGCGCGCGTGGCCGCCGCCGGAATCTTGAACATTTCGAAAGGTCCCGCTTCGGTAGGGGAGGCCATGACGTCGCGGCTCATCCTCGAGCGAGCGCGGCTCGAAAAAAATCTGATCGTCCTGGGAACGCTCGGCAACAACGCGCCCTTCATCGGACTCTTTGGAACGGTGCTGGGCGTGATCAAGGCCTTCAACGACCTGGCTATGACCGGGGGCTCGGGAGCGGCCGTCGTCATGGCCGGGATATCCTCGGCGCTGGTCGCGACCGCGTTCGGCATTCTCGTGGCCATTCCGGCCGTCGCCGCCAACAACGCGTTCCAAACGCGCTTGAAGAGGAAATGCGTCAACGCGCAGAGCTTGATCCATCTGCTTCTCGTCCATCTGAAGGCCGAGAGGGAGGCCGCGGCCGAATGA
- a CDS encoding threonine-phosphate decarboxylase — MSHGGDWAGAALRTKRPPRAFTDFSANINPFGLPRAAGKALEAALRDIGRYPDPHCGDFRRAAADRHRVRPDEILPGNGAAELIHLAARALRGRPALILSPSFSEYASACAIEKTPVSFIHARSNGGFPLDTSAVLSAIARRRRCAVWAANPNNPTGRLLRPAWLASLVRVCRAREHTLILDEAFLEFSRGGDGRSWAARAPRQGLLVLRSLTKSFAVPGLRVGYAVGPKFLLDALKRFQPPWSVNALAQAAGVALLSQDGFLRRSRERVAGLRAALSAALAELGFIPYPSDANFLLCRVPEPGPAASWWKTEALARGLLLRSCEDFPGLEDGRHVRFAVRTAPENKKLIAALGSIAHGR; from the coding sequence ATGAGCCACGGCGGCGATTGGGCCGGCGCCGCGCTGCGGACGAAGCGTCCCCCGCGCGCCTTCACGGATTTCAGCGCCAACATCAATCCGTTCGGCTTGCCCCGCGCCGCCGGCAAGGCCCTCGAAGCCGCGCTGCGCGATATCGGCCGCTATCCCGATCCGCATTGCGGCGACTTCCGGCGCGCCGCCGCGGACCGCCATCGCGTGCGGCCCGACGAGATACTTCCCGGCAACGGCGCCGCGGAACTCATCCACCTCGCCGCTCGCGCGCTGCGCGGCCGCCCGGCCTTGATCTTGTCGCCGTCGTTCAGCGAGTACGCGTCCGCCTGCGCCATCGAGAAGACACCCGTGTCTTTCATTCATGCGCGCTCAAACGGCGGCTTCCCGCTCGACACCTCCGCCGTCTTGTCGGCGATCGCGCGACGCCGGCGCTGCGCGGTCTGGGCGGCCAATCCCAACAATCCGACGGGCCGCCTGCTTCGTCCCGCGTGGCTGGCGAGCTTGGTCCGCGTCTGCCGCGCGCGCGAGCACACGCTTATCCTGGACGAGGCGTTCCTTGAGTTCTCGCGCGGCGGCGACGGCCGTTCCTGGGCCGCGCGCGCGCCCCGGCAAGGCTTGCTCGTGCTGCGCTCGTTGACCAAGAGCTTCGCCGTCCCGGGCCTGCGCGTCGGCTACGCCGTCGGGCCCAAGTTCCTGCTCGACGCGCTGAAGCGCTTCCAGCCGCCATGGTCGGTCAACGCCCTGGCCCAGGCGGCCGGAGTCGCGCTCTTGAGCCAGGACGGATTTCTCCGGCGGAGCCGGGAGCGGGTGGCCGGACTGCGCGCCGCACTGTCCGCGGCGCTCGCCGAGCTGGGATTCATTCCTTATCCCTCCGATGCGAACTTCCTGCTGTGCCGGGTGCCGGAGCCCGGTCCCGCCGCGTCGTGGTGGAAAACAGAGGCCTTGGCGCGCGGCCTGCTGCTGCGCTCTTGCGAGGATTTCCCCGGGCTCGAGGATGGGCGCCATGTGCGCTTTGCCGTGAGGACGGCGCCTGAGAATAAAAAGTTGATCGCGGCGCTGGGGAGCATCGCTCATGGCCGCTAA
- a CDS encoding energy transducer TonB, which produces MRSRVRNWVIGGVGGGVLASALAHAGTFAGLSYALARRAPPAIVAELDLSLAAMRTPNPGGGRAAAAAPFWTAPKQGAPPAPAPAAPAPLPVAPEEPTPCPEPCAATAIGTGGGGTGESEGRYIPASQAARQPRWISNFITTKDYPQSARQRGKDGRVVLSVLIDEIGVVRDARLLQGADEALNELALRKIRQAVFSPAYDADGNPVACKVKMPIRFSLEDE; this is translated from the coding sequence ATGAGGTCGCGCGTCCGCAACTGGGTGATCGGCGGCGTGGGAGGAGGCGTGCTCGCCTCCGCTTTGGCGCACGCCGGGACGTTCGCGGGCCTGTCGTACGCCTTGGCGCGCCGCGCGCCGCCGGCCATCGTCGCCGAGCTCGATCTCTCCCTGGCCGCCATGCGGACTCCGAATCCCGGCGGCGGGCGGGCGGCGGCCGCGGCGCCGTTTTGGACGGCGCCCAAGCAGGGCGCGCCGCCCGCGCCGGCGCCCGCCGCTCCGGCGCCGCTGCCGGTCGCCCCGGAGGAGCCGACGCCATGCCCCGAACCTTGCGCGGCCACGGCGATCGGCACGGGCGGCGGAGGGACCGGCGAGAGCGAAGGGCGCTACATCCCGGCCTCGCAGGCCGCCCGCCAGCCGCGCTGGATCTCGAATTTCATCACCACCAAGGATTACCCGCAGTCCGCGCGGCAGAGGGGCAAGGACGGCCGCGTCGTGCTGTCGGTGCTCATCGACGAGATCGGCGTCGTGCGCGACGCGCGGCTGCTGCAGGGCGCCGACGAGGCGCTCAACGAGCTGGCCCTGCGCAAAATCCGCCAAGCCGTGTTCTCGCCGGCGTACGACGCCGACGGAAATCCCGTGGCCTGCAAGGTGAAGATGCCGATCCGATTCTCGTTGGAGGACGAATGA
- the cobD gene encoding cobalamin biosynthesis protein CobD, with protein MTLSWQLLPLAYALDLILGDPPAWPHPVRWIGAAISRGETTLRTVFSNDFISGGLLTVSVVGATYAAAGLILGMTWRVSAAAGAAASAWLLYTTLSVRSLAVEARRVAAELEAGDLPRARRALSMIVGRETGELDEPEIVRAAVECVAESTVDGVISPLFYAALGGPALALAYKAVNTLDSMIGHKDSRYLRFGRLAAKLDTAVNKPPALLSGLLLPLAAGLAGLPAGRAFRAAWSDGASSTPSNAAIPEAAMAGALGIRLGGTNRYGSRVVVTQFLGIPVRPLRPEMIERSIRVMYRCAHITVVLAVAAAWALNQAGLNLWR; from the coding sequence ATGACGCTCTCCTGGCAACTGCTGCCCTTGGCGTACGCCCTCGATCTCATCCTCGGCGACCCGCCGGCCTGGCCGCACCCGGTCCGCTGGATCGGCGCGGCGATCTCAAGAGGGGAGACGACGCTGCGGACGGTCTTCAGCAATGACTTTATCTCGGGAGGCCTCCTGACTGTGTCGGTCGTGGGGGCGACCTACGCCGCGGCCGGGCTCATCCTCGGCATGACGTGGCGCGTTTCGGCCGCCGCCGGCGCCGCCGCCTCGGCGTGGCTGCTCTACACGACCTTGTCGGTCAGATCCCTGGCCGTCGAGGCGAGGCGCGTGGCCGCGGAGCTGGAAGCCGGCGATCTGCCGCGGGCGCGGCGGGCCCTGTCGATGATCGTCGGCCGGGAGACCGGCGAGCTCGATGAGCCCGAGATCGTGCGCGCGGCCGTGGAGTGCGTGGCGGAGAGCACGGTCGACGGCGTGATCTCTCCGTTATTCTACGCGGCGCTCGGGGGCCCGGCCTTGGCGCTCGCGTACAAGGCGGTCAACACGCTCGACTCGATGATCGGCCACAAGGACAGCCGCTATCTCCGCTTCGGCCGGCTCGCGGCCAAGCTCGACACGGCCGTGAACAAGCCGCCCGCCCTGCTCTCGGGCCTGCTCTTGCCGCTCGCGGCGGGGCTCGCCGGTCTTCCGGCGGGGCGCGCCTTCCGCGCGGCTTGGAGCGACGGCGCGTCCTCGACGCCGTCGAACGCCGCCATCCCCGAGGCCGCGATGGCCGGCGCGCTCGGGATTCGCCTGGGCGGGACCAACCGGTACGGCTCCCGCGTCGTCGTCACCCAATTTTTGGGGATACCCGTGCGGCCGCTGCGGCCCGAGATGATCGAGCGCTCGATCCGCGTCATGTACCGCTGCGCGCATATCACGGTCGTGCTGGCCGTCGCCGCTGCGTGGGCTCTGAACCAAGCCGGTCTGAATCTATGGAGGTAA
- the cobN gene encoding cobaltochelatase subunit CobN, whose protein sequence is MIVFLSSAESEILAVHNALSLLPPGFGKVRCENTNNLGSLQALEAFWTSLPADEKMVLAVRVLGGTRYFDEGLRFLRAAAKARGVAMLALPHHDEPDPELSEFTTVPPEIVRLSLAYWANGDVQNVKEWLCALSDGLLGTSRGAAAPQALPLDGRYALKRVPPDTSGPRIGILFYRAHWLVGDTGYVDSLCEAVAAAGGSPVPVFCYRLKGDSGLSSLVQKYFIADGRPVVDALICALSFAASTGAADCPEVAAMASLGVPILQAVSSTRSRRAWDESPAGLSPREVAMNVAIPEFDGRIITVPFCFREIMDEASPLACSITRYVADPGRTRVVARLAVRFARLRRVPNSEKRVALILSNYPTKNSRIGNAVGLDSLASLVQVLKALKADGYQVGEFPEDGDALVRQLIESGASWDNENVSARTTGMFLSGDDYKAWFSGLPPKAREKIGATWGEAPGDKFCLDGALDVRGIRLGNVFIGVQPPRGFGDNPIAIYHSPDLPPTHHYLGFYLWLREIFRADAVVHMGKHGNLEWLPGKSLGLSENCFPELALAELPLFYPFVVNDPGEGTQAKRRAHAVIVDHLIPPMTTADSYGDLSRLETWMDEYSQMEALDPKKLPWIKQRIWELVEKANLTSDLNVDAPPEDFGGFLQHIDGYLCEIKDSLIRGGLHTFGKAPENEALLDLILALTRLRGRAAPMREAVAVSLGMDPQLLALEPGAPVDRPLPAVLATLSPDQPLRAWGDVTRALHDVSKLCVSELARGQFDPAASREVAGRYGGHPELERALDDVCRQLVPNLRRTTEEIDHLLLGLAGGYVPPGPSGSPTRGASDVLPTGRNFYSIDIQAVPSRAAWEVGRGLAARLLERYVKETGSFPETVGMIVWGTSTMRTKGDDVAEILCLLGVRPVWDESTRRVRGLELIPLEELKRPRIDVTVRISGFFRDAFPQAVALLDQAVRLAARQEEPEEMNFVRKHWLADRRSEKFSPSSANDEDPALLRVFGSKPGSYGAGILQAIDERNWESDEDLSKIYLTWGGYAYTEKTYGRPSQREFGERLKTVSLAVQNQDNREHDIFDSDDYLQFHGGMIASVRALSGKAPLAYFGDSSRPDDPKVRSLSEEAKRVFRARVVNPKWTEGMRRHGYKGAFEMAATVDYMFGYDATAHVVEDWMYEGVVESYVLDETNRAFLSASNPWALKGMAERLLEAALRGLWEKPSEPMLESLRRTVLEVEGDLEGAALERPKAAA, encoded by the coding sequence ATGATCGTTTTCCTGAGCAGCGCCGAGTCCGAGATATTGGCCGTCCACAACGCGTTGTCGCTGCTTCCCCCGGGCTTCGGTAAAGTCCGCTGCGAGAACACGAACAACCTCGGCTCGCTCCAGGCTCTCGAGGCGTTCTGGACGTCGCTGCCTGCGGATGAAAAAATGGTCTTAGCCGTTCGCGTTCTCGGAGGAACTCGATACTTCGACGAAGGCCTGCGGTTCCTTCGCGCGGCCGCGAAGGCGCGCGGGGTCGCGATGCTGGCCTTGCCCCATCACGACGAGCCCGATCCGGAACTGTCGGAGTTCACGACCGTGCCGCCGGAGATCGTCCGGCTCTCCCTGGCGTATTGGGCCAACGGCGACGTGCAGAACGTCAAGGAGTGGCTCTGCGCGCTCAGCGACGGATTGTTGGGCACCTCGCGCGGCGCCGCCGCGCCGCAAGCTTTGCCTCTCGATGGGCGGTACGCGCTGAAGCGCGTCCCTCCCGATACCTCGGGACCCAGGATCGGCATCCTGTTCTATCGGGCGCACTGGCTCGTCGGGGACACCGGCTACGTCGACTCTTTGTGCGAAGCCGTCGCCGCCGCCGGCGGGTCCCCGGTCCCTGTATTCTGCTACCGGCTCAAGGGGGATTCCGGCCTCTCCTCCTTGGTCCAGAAATACTTTATCGCGGACGGCCGTCCCGTCGTCGACGCCCTGATCTGCGCCCTGAGCTTCGCCGCGTCGACGGGCGCCGCGGACTGTCCCGAGGTCGCCGCAATGGCGTCCTTGGGCGTGCCGATCCTGCAAGCCGTATCAAGCACTCGCTCGCGGCGTGCCTGGGACGAATCGCCCGCCGGCCTCTCGCCGCGCGAGGTCGCGATGAACGTGGCCATCCCCGAGTTCGACGGGCGCATCATCACGGTGCCGTTCTGCTTCCGCGAGATCATGGACGAGGCGAGCCCCCTCGCATGCTCGATCACGCGTTACGTCGCCGATCCGGGAAGGACCCGCGTGGTCGCGCGCTTGGCCGTCCGCTTCGCCAGACTGAGGCGCGTTCCTAATTCCGAGAAGCGCGTCGCTCTGATCCTGAGCAACTACCCGACGAAAAACTCGCGCATCGGCAACGCCGTCGGGCTCGATTCGCTCGCCTCGCTCGTGCAGGTTCTCAAGGCGCTCAAGGCCGACGGCTATCAGGTCGGGGAGTTCCCGGAGGATGGGGACGCCTTGGTCAGGCAGTTGATCGAGTCCGGAGCCTCCTGGGACAATGAGAATGTGTCCGCCCGAACCACGGGGATGTTCCTCTCGGGAGACGACTACAAGGCCTGGTTCTCCGGCCTGCCGCCGAAAGCACGAGAGAAGATCGGCGCGACCTGGGGCGAGGCGCCCGGCGACAAGTTCTGCCTGGACGGCGCTCTCGACGTGCGCGGCATCCGGCTCGGCAACGTCTTCATCGGCGTCCAGCCTCCGCGCGGATTCGGCGACAATCCCATCGCGATCTATCATAGTCCCGATCTGCCGCCGACTCATCACTACCTGGGCTTCTACCTGTGGCTGCGGGAGATTTTCCGCGCCGACGCGGTCGTCCATATGGGCAAGCACGGAAATCTCGAGTGGCTGCCGGGCAAGAGCCTGGGCTTGAGCGAGAACTGCTTCCCGGAGCTGGCGCTCGCGGAACTCCCGTTGTTCTATCCGTTTGTCGTCAACGACCCGGGCGAGGGGACTCAGGCCAAGCGCCGTGCCCACGCCGTGATCGTCGATCACCTGATCCCGCCGATGACGACGGCCGACAGCTATGGCGACCTCTCGAGGCTCGAGACCTGGATGGACGAATACTCGCAGATGGAGGCGCTCGACCCCAAGAAGCTTCCATGGATCAAGCAGAGGATCTGGGAGCTCGTCGAGAAGGCGAACCTCACCTCCGACCTCAACGTCGACGCTCCGCCGGAGGATTTCGGCGGCTTCCTCCAACACATCGACGGCTATCTGTGCGAGATCAAGGACTCGCTGATCCGCGGCGGTCTTCACACCTTCGGCAAGGCGCCGGAAAACGAGGCGCTGCTCGACCTGATCTTGGCGCTCACGCGTCTTCGCGGCCGCGCCGCGCCGATGAGAGAGGCCGTGGCCGTATCCCTCGGAATGGACCCGCAGCTTCTCGCTCTCGAGCCCGGCGCGCCCGTGGACCGGCCTTTGCCGGCGGTCTTGGCGACATTGTCTCCCGACCAGCCCCTTCGCGCCTGGGGTGATGTGACGCGCGCCCTGCACGACGTTTCCAAGCTATGCGTCTCGGAGTTGGCGCGGGGGCAGTTCGATCCCGCCGCGTCGCGCGAGGTCGCCGGCCGCTATGGCGGCCATCCGGAGCTCGAACGGGCGCTTGATGACGTTTGCCGCCAGCTCGTTCCGAACTTGCGCCGGACCACCGAGGAGATCGATCATCTGCTGCTGGGCTTGGCGGGAGGCTACGTTCCTCCGGGCCCGAGCGGTTCCCCGACGCGGGGCGCTAGCGACGTGCTGCCGACCGGCAGGAACTTCTACTCGATCGACATACAGGCCGTGCCCTCAAGAGCGGCCTGGGAAGTGGGCCGTGGCTTGGCGGCGCGGCTGCTGGAGCGTTACGTCAAGGAAACCGGAAGCTTCCCGGAGACCGTCGGTATGATCGTCTGGGGCACATCGACGATGCGGACGAAGGGCGACGACGTGGCCGAGATTCTCTGCCTTCTCGGCGTGCGTCCGGTCTGGGACGAGTCGACTCGGAGGGTGCGCGGGCTTGAGCTGATCCCGCTCGAGGAGCTCAAGCGTCCGCGCATCGATGTGACGGTCCGCATCAGCGGCTTCTTTCGCGACGCGTTTCCGCAGGCGGTGGCGCTTCTCGATCAGGCCGTCAGACTGGCGGCGCGGCAAGAAGAGCCGGAAGAGATGAACTTCGTGCGCAAGCATTGGCTCGCCGATCGCAGGAGCGAGAAGTTCAGCCCGTCGAGCGCGAATGACGAGGATCCTGCGCTGCTGCGGGTGTTCGGCAGCAAGCCCGGGAGCTATGGAGCCGGCATCCTGCAGGCCATCGACGAGCGCAATTGGGAGTCCGACGAGGACCTCTCCAAGATCTATCTCACTTGGGGAGGCTACGCCTACACGGAGAAGACGTACGGCCGCCCGTCCCAGCGCGAGTTCGGCGAGCGCCTCAAGACCGTGTCCTTGGCCGTGCAGAACCAGGACAACCGCGAGCATGACATCTTCGACAGCGACGACTACCTGCAGTTCCATGGCGGCATGATCGCGTCGGTCCGCGCGTTGAGCGGGAAGGCGCCGCTCGCCTATTTCGGCGACTCCTCGCGGCCCGATGATCCCAAGGTGCGCTCCCTGTCGGAAGAGGCCAAGCGCGTATTTCGCGCGCGCGTCGTCAACCCCAAGTGGACGGAAGGCATGCGCCGGCACGGCTACAAGGGCGCCTTCGAGATGGCCGCGACCGTCGACTACATGTTCGGCTACGACGCCACGGCCCACGTCGTCGAGGACTGGATGTACGAGGGCGTCGTCGAGTCGTACGTGCTTGATGAAACGAACCGGGCGTTCTTGTCCGCAAGCAATCCCTGGGCGCTGAAGGGCATGGCCGAGCGCTTGCTCGAGGCCGCACTGCGCGGACTCTGGGAGAAGCCGTCCGAGCCGATGCTCGAGTCCCTGCGCCGCACCGTCCTCGAGGTCGAGGGCGACCTCGAAGGCGCCGCGCTGGAACGACCGAAGGCCGCCGCATGA
- a CDS encoding biopolymer transporter ExbD — MSAMETADDGMVTGINVTPLVDIMLVLLIVFMVTAHFVTESGLKINLPKAATAEAPASASLMVSADRAGTLQLMGQTVDLNALKANLAREAKRDAGVRVTLAADGGLPYRQVVGMLDAIKQAGVTRVALASER, encoded by the coding sequence ATGAGCGCCATGGAGACGGCCGACGACGGCATGGTGACGGGGATCAACGTCACTCCGCTCGTCGACATCATGCTCGTGCTTCTCATCGTGTTCATGGTGACGGCGCATTTCGTCACGGAGTCGGGCCTCAAGATCAACCTGCCGAAGGCGGCGACGGCGGAGGCGCCCGCGTCGGCGAGCCTCATGGTCTCCGCCGACAGAGCCGGAACGCTGCAGCTGATGGGCCAGACGGTCGATCTGAACGCCCTCAAGGCGAACCTCGCGCGCGAGGCGAAGCGCGATGCGGGCGTGCGCGTCACGCTCGCGGCGGATGGCGGGCTGCCTTACCGGCAAGTCGTCGGGATGCTCGACGCGATCAAGCAGGCGGGCGTGACCCGAGTGGCTCTGGCCTCCGAACGATGA
- a CDS encoding ABC transporter ATP-binding protein produces the protein MKADRLSLENVSYEICGQHLLQDICLEIPPAGVTGLIGPNGAGKSTLLRVLSGMIHPAFGRVRLGARDLADFSKRELARLIAFVPQNVLADFAFPAQEVVMMGRYPFRGRFEPIQPEDHQAVRQAMERTDTWHLAKRSVTAMSGGERQGVHLARAVAQQPDFLLLDEPTAHLDIRHEMALLDMVRGLGQTRGVAIVLHDLNLAARNCDRLALLSRGRIVAVGRPEEVLTPETVQEVFGVKSVGQWHDILGAWQLAFLHNTAEVPAGRGT, from the coding sequence ATGAAAGCGGATAGACTTTCCCTCGAGAACGTCAGTTACGAGATCTGCGGCCAGCATCTTCTGCAGGACATCTGCCTGGAGATACCGCCCGCGGGCGTGACCGGTCTTATCGGCCCGAATGGAGCCGGCAAAAGCACACTGCTGAGGGTCCTTTCGGGGATGATCCACCCCGCCTTCGGCAGAGTCCGCCTTGGAGCCCGGGATTTGGCCGATTTCTCAAAGAGAGAGCTAGCGCGACTGATCGCCTTCGTTCCTCAAAACGTGCTGGCTGATTTTGCCTTCCCGGCGCAAGAAGTCGTGATGATGGGACGCTACCCTTTCCGCGGCCGCTTCGAACCGATCCAACCGGAAGACCACCAGGCCGTGCGGCAGGCCATGGAACGGACGGATACTTGGCATCTGGCGAAACGCTCGGTCACCGCGATGTCCGGAGGAGAGCGCCAAGGCGTGCACCTCGCCCGAGCTGTCGCCCAGCAGCCGGATTTCCTGCTTCTGGATGAACCCACGGCGCATCTCGATATCCGCCATGAGATGGCCCTTCTCGATATGGTGCGGGGCCTGGGGCAAACGCGGGGCGTGGCGATCGTGCTGCACGACCTGAATTTGGCCGCGCGGAACTGCGACCGCTTGGCGTTGCTGTCTCGAGGCCGCATCGTCGCCGTCGGCCGGCCGGAAGAGGTCCTCACTCCGGAGACGGTTCAGGAGGTCTTCGGCGTCAAGTCTGTCGGGCAGTGGCACGACATACTTGGCGCATGGCAACTGGCGTTCCTTCATAATACGGCCGAAGTCCCGGCGGGGCGGGGCACATGA
- the cobS gene encoding adenosylcobinamide-GDP ribazoletransferase — translation MSALRQAILALQFLTVLPVPSPSRLAEGDLPGSMKFYPFLGALVGALAGAAGMACAAFFPAPIAAAAAVAALAAASGALHLDGLADVCDGFYGNGDRERILAVMKDSRSGAMAVVGVGCALLGKFALLSGLGAAAALPALVAAGALSRAAMVWLCYRSTYARSGSGTGSPYIGRVAAGTTCLVAAAALVIAVAVSPGRGAISFLLTVAAAELYRRRVEARIGGMTGDTLGAACELVELLVLGVFAFQSGAVS, via the coding sequence ATGAGCGCCCTGCGGCAGGCCATTCTGGCCCTGCAGTTCCTGACGGTCCTGCCCGTGCCGAGCCCATCCCGCCTGGCCGAAGGCGACCTGCCAGGCTCGATGAAGTTCTATCCCTTCCTCGGCGCCTTGGTGGGAGCGCTTGCGGGAGCGGCGGGCATGGCTTGCGCCGCTTTTTTCCCGGCTCCGATCGCGGCGGCGGCGGCCGTGGCGGCGCTGGCCGCGGCCTCCGGAGCCCTGCATCTCGACGGCTTGGCCGACGTGTGCGACGGCTTCTACGGAAACGGTGACCGCGAGCGCATCTTGGCCGTGATGAAGGACAGCCGCTCCGGGGCCATGGCCGTCGTGGGCGTGGGCTGCGCGCTTCTCGGCAAGTTCGCTTTGCTCTCCGGCCTGGGCGCGGCCGCGGCGCTGCCGGCTCTCGTCGCGGCGGGAGCGCTGTCGCGCGCGGCAATGGTCTGGCTCTGCTATCGCTCGACGTATGCGCGTTCCGGGAGCGGGACGGGAAGCCCTTATATCGGCCGGGTCGCGGCCGGCACGACGTGTCTCGTCGCCGCCGCCGCGCTGGTGATCGCCGTTGCCGTCTCGCCCGGGCGCGGCGCGATATCGTTCCTGCTCACGGTCGCCGCGGCTGAACTGTATCGCCGGCGCGTCGAGGCCCGCATCGGCGGGATGACGGGCGACACGTTGGGCGCCGCGTGCGAGCTCGTCGAGCTCCTCGTTTTGGGCGTCTTCGCCTTTCAATCAGGGGCCGTCTCATGA
- a CDS encoding cobyric acid synthase, translating to MAAKTLMVQGTGSSVGKSMLVTALCRLFHLEGARVAPFKTQNMSNNSAIAKEGGEIGRAQAEQARACGLRPSVDMNPILLKPQSDRRSQVLLIGRPIASVSARGYHRLKPRVVPEARAALDRLRAGFELVILEGAGSPAEINLRRFDIVNMTAASWAQAPVLLVADIDKGGVFASLIGTMELLTEEERRRVKGFVINKFRGDVSILKPGLVELERRTGVPVLGVIPHLSDLRLAQEDSALLETSRSAGGGGKVLVEVLRLPRISNHTDFETLSREPGVSLRYVDQPQANRFPDLLIIPGTKSTMADLRELRRRGLDRYVLRCAAAGAQVAGICGGYQMLGRKLFDPAGAESARRREDGLGLLAVDTRFSSTKATFEVRGTHNPSGADIRGYEIHMGRTTRRGGDALLKIVERQGRRVRDEDGSASLDGNVWGTYVHGLFDSAPFRRQLLKGLRRAKGLSPLAAKSGDQGERALDALARVVGRNLDMKRLRTIVRQGLQAA from the coding sequence ATGGCCGCTAAAACCTTGATGGTGCAGGGAACGGGCTCCTCGGTGGGAAAGAGCATGCTGGTTACCGCGCTTTGCCGCCTGTTTCACCTCGAGGGCGCGCGAGTGGCGCCCTTCAAGACCCAGAACATGTCCAATAACTCCGCCATCGCCAAGGAAGGCGGCGAGATCGGCCGGGCACAGGCGGAGCAGGCCCGCGCCTGCGGCCTGCGGCCGTCGGTCGACATGAACCCGATCCTCCTGAAGCCCCAAAGCGATCGCCGCTCGCAGGTTCTGCTCATAGGGCGGCCGATCGCCAGCGTCTCGGCGCGCGGCTACCACCGCCTGAAGCCTCGCGTCGTCCCGGAAGCCCGCGCGGCCTTGGACCGCTTAAGGGCCGGATTCGAGCTGGTGATCTTGGAGGGCGCCGGAAGCCCGGCCGAGATCAACCTCCGCCGTTTCGACATCGTGAACATGACGGCGGCCAGCTGGGCGCAAGCCCCGGTCCTGCTCGTCGCCGATATCGACAAGGGCGGCGTCTTCGCCTCGCTGATCGGGACCATGGAGCTGCTCACCGAAGAAGAGCGCCGGCGGGTCAAGGGCTTCGTGATCAATAAGTTCAGGGGGGACGTCTCGATCCTCAAGCCGGGGCTCGTGGAGCTCGAGCGGCGCACGGGCGTGCCCGTGCTCGGCGTCATTCCTCACCTCTCGGACCTGAGGCTCGCCCAGGAGGACTCGGCGCTGCTCGAGACCTCGCGCTCCGCCGGCGGCGGCGGGAAAGTGCTCGTCGAGGTTCTGCGCTTGCCGCGCATCTCCAACCACACGGATTTCGAGACGCTGTCGCGCGAGCCCGGCGTCTCGCTGCGATACGTCGATCAGCCGCAGGCCAACCGTTTTCCCGATCTGCTGATCATCCCGGGTACGAAAAGCACGATGGCCGACCTTCGGGAGCTGCGCCGGCGCGGCCTGGACCGCTACGTGCTTCGCTGCGCCGCGGCCGGCGCCCAGGTCGCCGGCATCTGCGGCGGCTACCAGATGCTCGGCCGCAAGCTGTTCGATCCCGCCGGGGCGGAGTCGGCGCGGCGGAGGGAAGACGGCCTCGGACTGCTTGCCGTCGACACGCGCTTCTCCTCGACCAAGGCGACCTTCGAGGTGCGCGGCACCCATAACCCGAGCGGGGCGGACATCCGCGGCTACGAGATCCACATGGGCCGGACGACGCGGCGCGGCGGCGACGCCCTGTTGAAGATCGTCGAACGCCAGGGACGCCGCGTCCGCGACGAGGACGGCTCAGCCTCACTCGACGGCAACGTTTGGGGGACCTACGTTCACGGACTGTTCGACTCGGCTCCCTTCCGGCGCCAACTCCTGAAAGGCCTGCGCCGCGCCAAAGGCCTTTCACCCCTCGCGGCCAAATCGGGGGATCAGGGGGAACGGGCGCTCGACGCCCTCGCGCGCGTCGTGGGGCGGAACCTCGATATGAAGCGGCTGCGGACCATCGTCCGACAGGGGCTCCAAGCGGCATGA